One Mycobacterium sp. SMC-4 DNA window includes the following coding sequences:
- a CDS encoding acyl-CoA dehydrogenase family protein, whose protein sequence is MDFDYTPEQEQLRKDYRERLEAVMTPERRAAVAGLAEGGAAVSECRRALGAAGLLGVAWPVEFGGHGLSALEQYIFGEEARRVNAPLPMITLNTVGPTLIQFGTQEQKDTFLPAILRGEVDFAIGYSEPGAGSDLASLRTSAARDGDHYVINGAKMWTSGAEFADYVWLAARTDPHAKKHKGITIFIVPTDSPGFSFKPLHTMPGVTTYYTFYDDLRVPASAIVLGENEGWKLVTNQLNLERAALGNLGALEPLLEKTVQWARETPLDGGRVIDQPWVQQALARVEAQVAAYRLLNLRVNSNMGAGAIGMAEASASKVFGTELTQRVARELLDIMGQAGTRKGSDGPLKGELETAYRLAVINTFGGGANEVQRDIIAMAGLGMPRAPRDMRASAS, encoded by the coding sequence ATGGACTTCGACTACACGCCCGAGCAAGAACAGCTCCGCAAGGATTACCGCGAGCGCCTCGAAGCCGTCATGACACCGGAGCGTCGCGCCGCCGTAGCCGGACTCGCGGAAGGCGGCGCCGCGGTCTCGGAATGCCGTCGAGCCCTCGGGGCGGCCGGTCTGCTCGGCGTGGCCTGGCCGGTCGAGTTCGGTGGCCACGGCCTCTCGGCATTGGAGCAGTACATCTTCGGCGAGGAAGCCCGCCGGGTGAACGCCCCTCTCCCGATGATCACCCTGAACACGGTGGGCCCCACCTTGATTCAGTTCGGTACGCAGGAACAGAAGGACACCTTCCTTCCGGCGATCCTCAGGGGTGAAGTTGATTTCGCCATCGGCTATTCCGAACCGGGTGCCGGGAGCGATCTCGCGTCGCTGCGGACGAGCGCTGCGCGCGACGGAGATCACTACGTGATCAACGGTGCCAAGATGTGGACCAGCGGTGCCGAGTTCGCCGACTACGTCTGGCTGGCAGCACGCACTGATCCGCACGCCAAGAAGCACAAGGGGATCACGATCTTCATCGTGCCGACGGACTCCCCCGGATTCTCCTTCAAGCCGCTGCACACCATGCCCGGAGTGACGACGTACTACACGTTTTACGACGACCTCAGGGTTCCCGCCAGCGCAATCGTGCTCGGCGAGAACGAAGGCTGGAAGCTGGTGACCAACCAGCTCAACCTGGAACGCGCAGCGTTGGGAAATCTCGGTGCGCTGGAACCCCTGCTGGAGAAGACTGTGCAGTGGGCTCGGGAGACCCCCCTCGACGGCGGCAGGGTGATCGACCAGCCGTGGGTCCAACAGGCGCTGGCCCGTGTGGAGGCACAGGTGGCCGCCTATCGGTTACTCAATCTGCGCGTCAACTCCAACATGGGCGCCGGCGCCATCGGTATGGCCGAGGCCTCAGCCTCCAAGGTATTCGGCACCGAACTCACCCAACGAGTCGCCCGTGAGCTACTCGACATCATGGGTCAGGCCGGAACAAGGAAGGGATCGGACGGACCACTCAAGGGTGAGTTGGAGACCGCCTACCGGCTGGCTGTCATCAACACCTTCGGCGGCGGTGCCAACGAAGTTCAACGCGACATCATCGCGATGGCGGGTCTCGGAATGCCGCGCGCACCCCGGGACATGCGAGCCAGCGCATCCTGA
- a CDS encoding cytochrome P450, whose product MHSPDFYAGDPYPAFRELRNTTPVVWNDVTNFWALLKYEDVRYVSSHPQLFSSAKGITIPDPVLPEPVQEGNLIFTDPPRHRQLRKLINAGFTRRQVTLLEPKIREIVKGIVDGIDPTRTYEFAEEIAAPLPTRFIAEMLGAPPEDWEQFRTWSDAAVGGDDPEIELDPQVAMGELFEYFMKLIEARRSGKVTGQEDLLSILAAAEVDGERLTDEDLLNFSFLLLVAGNETTRNLIALGTLALIEHPDQFALLRSDPSLLTCAVEEMLRYTTPVTHMARRATADVEIRGQQIKAGDTVVMLYGSANRDEEIFGPNSEEFDITRNPNPHIAFGAGEHACMGAQLARLEARVMFEVLLGTYPTIELTGDVTRLRATMVPGVKRMPVRLGADL is encoded by the coding sequence CTGCACTCGCCCGACTTCTACGCGGGCGACCCCTACCCCGCCTTCCGGGAACTTCGCAACACCACACCGGTGGTGTGGAACGACGTGACAAACTTCTGGGCGCTGTTGAAGTACGAGGATGTCCGGTACGTCTCCAGTCACCCGCAGCTCTTCTCGTCGGCCAAGGGAATCACGATCCCCGACCCGGTGCTTCCCGAGCCGGTGCAAGAAGGCAATCTGATCTTCACCGACCCGCCCCGCCACCGCCAGTTGCGCAAGCTGATCAACGCCGGCTTCACCCGGCGGCAGGTGACTTTGCTAGAGCCCAAGATCAGGGAGATCGTCAAGGGAATCGTCGACGGGATTGACCCAACCCGCACGTATGAGTTCGCCGAAGAGATTGCCGCACCCCTGCCCACCCGGTTCATCGCCGAGATGCTCGGCGCGCCGCCGGAAGATTGGGAGCAGTTCCGGACCTGGTCGGACGCTGCCGTGGGGGGTGACGACCCGGAGATCGAACTGGATCCGCAGGTGGCGATGGGGGAACTGTTCGAGTACTTCATGAAACTCATCGAGGCCCGCCGGTCGGGAAAGGTGACCGGACAAGAGGACTTGCTGAGCATTCTCGCCGCGGCTGAAGTCGACGGCGAACGCCTCACCGACGAGGACCTGCTGAACTTCTCCTTCCTGCTTCTGGTGGCAGGCAATGAGACCACCCGCAATCTGATTGCCCTCGGAACCCTGGCGCTCATCGAGCACCCGGACCAGTTCGCCCTCCTCCGTTCCGACCCCTCACTGCTGACCTGCGCCGTCGAAGAGATGTTGCGGTACACCACCCCGGTGACCCACATGGCTCGGCGAGCGACGGCGGACGTCGAAATCCGCGGCCAGCAGATCAAGGCCGGGGACACCGTGGTGATGCTCTACGGCTCCGCCAACCGCGACGAAGAAATCTTCGGCCCCAACAGCGAGGAATTCGACATCACCCGCAACCCCAACCCCCACATCGCCTTCGGTGCAGGCGAACACGCATGTATGGGTGCCCAGCTGGCGCGGCTGGAGGCACGAGTGATGTTCGAGGTGCTGCTAGGCACCTATCCGACAATTGAACTCACCGGGGACGTCACCCGGCTACGCGCCACCATGGTGCCGGGCGTCAAACGCATGCCCGTTCGACTGGGAGCAGACCTCTGA
- a CDS encoding aldehyde dehydrogenase family protein: protein MVTTSPLVEEYGHYIGGRWLAPDSGRYDVLNPATEEVIASAPDAGEARVELAVAAAREAFDTGPWPHLDPAERGRCLQQLSDALLARSEDVYALAQAEWGCTANERLIHVEGPAFMVGHSAELATEPAEAPMDAWGAAGTTYLRYEPLGVVAALTPWNFPHTLNVMKLGAALAAGNTLVLKPSPLTPLSALALAKLIDEETDIPPGVVNVVTPTGVEASRLLTLDPRVDMVSFTGSSAVGREVMAGAATTMKRVLLECGGKSPAILTDDVEVTDELIQRILFEGCTLHAGQACILNSRLLLPASLHDEVVERLVDAAAQVVVGNPVDSDVSMGPLISSEHLERVETLVARAASDGATIATGGQRAKDHSSGFFFQPTILTDVGADAMIAQEEVFGPVLTVLPYHGDDEAVAIANNSAYGLGGGVWATDVDRAVAIARKLRTGQVSINGTIPGDAPFGGFKQSGIGREGGVMGLRAYMEPKAIGVPA from the coding sequence ATGGTCACGACAAGCCCCCTCGTCGAGGAGTACGGCCACTACATCGGAGGCCGGTGGCTGGCGCCGGACTCTGGTCGTTATGACGTACTGAATCCGGCAACCGAAGAGGTCATCGCTTCGGCGCCGGATGCCGGAGAGGCCCGAGTCGAACTCGCAGTGGCTGCAGCGCGGGAGGCCTTCGACACTGGTCCTTGGCCTCATCTCGACCCGGCCGAGCGGGGGCGCTGCCTGCAACAGCTCAGCGATGCGCTGCTGGCGCGCAGCGAGGATGTCTATGCCCTCGCCCAGGCGGAGTGGGGCTGTACAGCAAACGAAAGGCTGATCCACGTCGAAGGACCCGCGTTCATGGTGGGCCACTCGGCGGAACTGGCGACCGAGCCGGCCGAAGCGCCGATGGACGCATGGGGCGCGGCGGGCACGACGTACCTGCGCTACGAGCCACTCGGAGTCGTGGCTGCGCTGACACCGTGGAACTTCCCCCACACGCTGAACGTGATGAAGCTCGGCGCCGCGCTCGCCGCCGGAAACACCCTGGTCCTCAAGCCGTCGCCGTTGACCCCGCTGTCTGCGCTCGCGCTGGCCAAGCTCATCGACGAAGAGACCGACATCCCGCCCGGGGTGGTGAACGTCGTGACGCCGACGGGGGTCGAGGCAAGCAGATTGCTGACCTTGGACCCGCGCGTCGACATGGTCAGTTTCACCGGGAGCTCGGCGGTAGGCCGTGAGGTGATGGCCGGTGCCGCGACCACCATGAAGCGTGTACTGCTGGAGTGTGGCGGCAAGTCTCCGGCGATCTTGACCGATGACGTCGAGGTCACCGACGAACTGATCCAGAGAATTCTGTTCGAGGGGTGCACGTTGCACGCAGGCCAGGCCTGCATACTCAACAGTCGCCTGCTGCTGCCGGCGTCTCTACACGACGAAGTCGTCGAGAGGCTCGTCGACGCGGCCGCCCAGGTGGTCGTCGGGAACCCGGTGGACAGCGACGTCAGCATGGGCCCACTGATCAGCTCGGAGCACCTCGAGCGTGTCGAAACGCTGGTCGCGCGCGCGGCCAGTGACGGCGCCACGATAGCCACCGGGGGCCAGCGGGCCAAAGACCACAGTTCTGGCTTCTTTTTCCAGCCAACGATTCTGACCGATGTCGGCGCGGACGCAATGATCGCCCAGGAGGAAGTGTTCGGACCGGTGTTGACCGTGTTGCCCTATCACGGCGACGACGAGGCGGTCGCCATCGCCAACAACTCCGCCTACGGCTTGGGGGGCGGCGTGTGGGCCACCGACGTCGACCGAGCAGTGGCGATCGCGCGCAAGCTCAGAACCGGACAGGTGTCGATCAACGGCACCATTCCCGGGGACGCCCCGTTCGGTGGATTCAAACAGAGCGGTATCGGACGCGAAGGCGGGGTCATGGGCCTGCGCGCCTATATGGAGCCCAAAGCGATCGGAGTGCCCGCGTGA